The segment TCGTCATCGCGCCGACGATCGCCTCCAGATCGACGGCCGCCTTGGCCAGCGCGTCCCTGGCCGGGGCCAGCTCGTCGCCGCCCTCGGCGAGCGCGAGGAACTTCTTGATCTCCTCGGCCAGGGTGTTCAGCGCCTGCCCCTGGTCGCGGACGATCTTCCGGAAGAAGTAGTCCTGGCCCTGGATGGCCGTCGTGCCCTCGTAGAGGGTGTCGATCTTGGCGTCGCGGATGTACTGCTCCAGCGGGTACTCCTGGAGGTAGCCGGAGCCGCCGAAGATCTGGAGCGCCTGGGCCAGCTGCTCGTACGACTTCTCGGAGCCGTAGCCCTTGACGATGGGCAGCAGCAGGTCGTTGAGCGCGACCAGGGCCGCCGGGTCCTCGCCCGCCGCCTCCTTGACCGCGATGTCGTCCTGGACGGAGGCGGTGTAGAGGACGAGGGCGCGCATGCCCTCCGCGTACGCCTTCTGCGTCATCAGGGAGCGGCGCACGTCGGGGTGGTGGGTGATGGTGACCTTGGGCGCGGACTTGTCCATGAAGTTGACCAGGTCCTGGCCCTGCACCCGCTCCTTGGCGTACTCCAGGGCGTTGAGGTAGCCGCTGGAGAGGGTGGCGATCGCCTTGGTGCCGACCATCATCCGGGCGAACTCGATGATCATGAACATCTGGCGGATGCCGTCGTGCTTGTCGCCGATCAGCCAGCCCTTGGCGGGGTGCTTGTCGCCGAACGTCATCTCGCAGGTGTTGGAGGCCTTCAGGCCCATCTTGTGCTCGACGTTGGTCGCGTAGACGCCGTTGCGCTCGCCCAGTTCGCCGGTCTCCCAGTCGAACTCGTACTTCGGTACGAGGAAGAGGGAGAGGCCCTTGGTGCCGGGTCCGGCACCCTCGGGGCGGGCCAGTACGTAGTGGAAGATGTTCTCCGACATATCGTGCTCGCCCGAGGTGATGAAGCGCTTCACGCCCTCGATGTGCCAGCTGCCGTCCTCCTGCCGCACGGCCTTCGTGCGGCCCGCGCCCACGTCCGAGCCGGCGTCCGGCTCGGTGAGGACCATCGTGGAGCCCCACTCCTTCTCGATGGCGAGGGCGGCGACCTTCTTCTGTGCCTCGTTGCCCTCGGCGTAGAGGATTCCGGCGAAGGCGGGGCCCGACGCGTACATCCAGATCGCGGGGTTGGCGCCGAGCAGCAGCTCCGCGTACGACCAGATCAGGGAGCGCGGCGCGGTGGTGCCGCCGATCTCCTCGGGCAGGCCGAGACGCCAGTACTCCGAGTCCATGAAGGCGCGGTAGCTCTTCTTGAAGGTCTCGGGGACCGGGGCGGTGTGGGTGACGGGGTCGAAGACCGGCGGAGTGCGGTCGGCGT is part of the Streptomyces qinzhouensis genome and harbors:
- a CDS encoding acyl-CoA dehydrogenase yields the protein MGHYKSNLRDIEFNLFEVLGRDKLYGTGPFAEMDADTARNILEELARLAENDLAASFADADRTPPVFDPVTHTAPVPETFKKSYRAFMDSEYWRLGLPEEIGGTTAPRSLIWSYAELLLGANPAIWMYASGPAFAGILYAEGNEAQKKVAALAIEKEWGSTMVLTEPDAGSDVGAGRTKAVRQEDGSWHIEGVKRFITSGEHDMSENIFHYVLARPEGAGPGTKGLSLFLVPKYEFDWETGELGERNGVYATNVEHKMGLKASNTCEMTFGDKHPAKGWLIGDKHDGIRQMFMIIEFARMMVGTKAIATLSSGYLNALEYAKERVQGQDLVNFMDKSAPKVTITHHPDVRRSLMTQKAYAEGMRALVLYTASVQDDIAVKEAAGEDPAALVALNDLLLPIVKGYGSEKSYEQLAQALQIFGGSGYLQEYPLEQYIRDAKIDTLYEGTTAIQGQDYFFRKIVRDQGQALNTLAEEIKKFLALAEGGDELAPARDALAKAAVDLEAIVGAMTNDLIATGEDVRNIYKVGLNTTRLLYASGDVVVGYLLLRGAAVAAERLRSGAASAKDVPFYQGKIAAAKFFAANVLPGVSVERALAESVDGALMDLDEAAF